Proteins co-encoded in one Papaver somniferum cultivar HN1 chromosome 5, ASM357369v1, whole genome shotgun sequence genomic window:
- the LOC113283235 gene encoding uncharacterized protein LOC113283235, with the protein MFNNMGTTNMGPNNLGTSNMGSSNLGPQHLAVPNNKLVPVVPSSGSPMLPYLTVPNSILSPMTVNSGGPRWQHLPSGKLAPISPSMGSQGLQHFAVQNNKQAPSLPNSSNLGHVSGSNKRTIQMISGTPNKPASQKSSAPNKPSKRPSHTEPPKARAESFESVRAKMRESLASALAMVSEEQNKNEEKKSQVDAQTTSIPSTDDSPMSTSTSSTVDIASCQVPEKPSEPLPSQNQDCAQNVSATLNPSQGIFSTGIKVDATPIPECDAQEYQYKYALLDDDVSFSNNFFVKDDLLQGNGLCWASDLDIEIMEDSSSYDAKRPKLEDEVAGNKSEPASPCPQTLATKVEAELFKAFGGVNKKYKEKGRSLLFNLKDPSNPELRERVISGEISPERLCSMTAEELASKELSEWRIAKAEELAQMVVLPDSQVDIRRLVRKTHKGEFQVEFDQDDGPSVEIAAGESSLSQFRPRAKELEAETPRKSDENGKSEKSEITSSEKVILDDQGSLTAVPSDGTDLLQGLMMDELKDPEFLPPIVSLDEFMESLDSEPPFENLQKEAGTVESVGEGKKSIDTDSKVDSSDLTSVNPVTAALEKAAAVDKAPAVEKAPVVNKAAAQDKADKVEPEYSNAGTKLKSGEVLVESKTPLDSAADNIEHAWEGKLQLNISSIVTVHGSFISGEKASTKEWPSFLDIKGRVKLDAFGKFLQELPMSRSRALMVVHISWKEDSPESEREYLREVADSYVADERVGFAEPAPAVELYLCPPHARTVEMLGKNVPKDDVEKLNALDNGLIGIVVWRKVHITSTISPNSSSHHRHSSKKQSHVRRRQEEKETNRITKPTSSILGPPPTRKSRVPLHDEPIDDVPPGFGPATGRDDDDLPEFEFVSGSNPPVSQFSTSKPSVPPRASFAPPGQMRELIQMYGQNETISNKGVNWQQGRSARVEVNNPWNDDDDIPEWQPPEQSTPRLPVSLPPPPPLPVQLMHGFQQQTLPHVAVATPQQLPHGQLMVQQLAQQNMPFQAPVNMIHSYVGGHQNMASPWQSGGWTPQTGSSGLPLNVQQQGNNMMQPCNSNNNNNNNIIINGQPFDGQFYGTSSNTGNGFGTGQRPPDNVSRRH; encoded by the exons ATGTTTAACAATATGGGAACTACAAATATGGGGCCCAACAATCTAGGTACAAGCAATATGGGGTCCAGCAATCTGGGTCCTCAACATTTAGCAGTTCCGAATAACAAACTCGTACCAGTTGTTCCTAGTTCAGGTAGTCCAATGTTACCCTATTTAACAGTTCCGAATAGCATACTGTCACCCATGACTGTTAATTCAGGAGGTCCAAGGTGGCAACATCTTCCAAGCGGCAAATTAGCACCAATTTCTCCAAGTATGGGTAGTCAGGGGTTACAACATTTTGCAGTCCAAAACAACAAACAGGCACCAAGTTTACCTAATTCAAGCAACTTGGGACATGTATCTGGTTCTAACAAGCGAACTATACAAATGATATCTGGGACACCAAATAAGCCAGCGTCACAAAAGTCATCTGCACCAAACAAACCAAGCAAGCGACCATCACATACAGAACCTCCTAAGGCTAGAGCTGAGTCATTTGAATCCGTCAGAGCAAAAATGAGGGAATCCTTAGCCTCTGCTTTAGCTATGGTTTCTGAAGAGCAAAacaaaaatgaagaaaagaaatcaCAGGTTGATGCTCAAACCACTTCTATTCCATCCACTGATGATTCTCCAATGTCTACATCAACATCTTCCACTGTAGACATTGCCTCATGCCAAGTTCCTGAAAAGCCCTCGGAGCCCTTACCTTCACAAAATCAAGACTGTGCTCAGAATGTTAGTGCTACACTGAATCCATCACAGGGCATCTTTTCTACTGGAATCAAGGTCGATGCTACACCAATCCCAGAATGTGATGCACAAGAATATCAATATAAGTATGCTTTGCTTGATGATGATGTTTCATTCAGCAACAACTTCTTTGTGAAGGATGATCTTTTGCAAGGCAATGGACTATGCTGGGCATCAGACCTTGACATAGAAATTATGGAAGATAGCTCGAGTTATGATGCCAAAAGACCCAAACTGGAAGATGAAGTTGCCGGGAATAAGAGTGAACCAGCATCTCCTTGTCCACAAACTCTAGCAACTAAAGTCGAAGCTGAGCTTTTTAAAGCATTTGGAGGTGTTAACAAGAAATACAAGGAGAAGGGAAGATCTCTTCTGTTTAATCTGAAAGATCCCAGTAATCCTGAGCTGAGAGAACGAGTAATATCTGGTGAAATTTCTCCTGAGCGCCTCTGTTCAATGACTGCGGAGGAGCTTGCTTCAAAGGAATTGTCAGAGTGGAGGATTGCAAAAGCAGAAGAGCTTGCACAGATGGTGGTTTTGCCAGATTCACAAGTTGACATTAGACGTTTGGTTCGCAAAACACATAAAGGGGAGTTTCAAGTGGAGTTCGACCAAGATGATGGTCCTTCAGTTGAGATTGCTGCTGGGGAAAGCTCGCTTTCTCAATTTCGACCAAGAGCTAAAGAATTAGAAGCTGAAACTCCGCGGAAATCAGATGAGAATGGAAAATCTGAAAAATCTGAAATCACTTCTAGTGAGAAGGTTATCTTAGATGACCAAGGTAGTTTAACTGCTGTTCCAAGTGATGGAACTGATCTCTTGCAGGGACTGATGATGGATGAATTGAAGGACCCAGAATTTCTTCCTCCTATAGTTTCTCTTGATGAGTTCATGGAGTCCCTTGATTCTGAGCCGCCTTTTGAGAACTTGCAAAAGGAAGCTGGAACAGTTGAGTCCGTAGGGGAAGGGAAGAAGAGCATCGATACCGACTCAAAGGTTGATTCATCTGATCTTACTTCGGTCAACCCTGTAACTGCTGCCTTGGAAAAAGCTGCTGCCGTTGATAAAGCTCCCGCCGTCGAAAAAGCTCCCGTCGTTAATAAAGCTGCTGCCCAGGACAAAGCTGACAAAGTGGAACCAGAATATAGTAATGCAGGGACTAAGTTGAAATCTGGTGAAGTTCTTGTTGAATCAAAAACTCCTCTTGACAGTGCTGCAGATAATATTGAGCATGCATGGGAAGGCAAATTGCAGTTGAATATCTCATCCATAGTCACAGTTCATGGCTCCTTTATAAG TGGTGAAAAAGCATCAACTAAAGAATGGCCAAGCTTCCTTGATATAAAAGGCAGAGTTAAGCTTGATGCATTCGGAAAGTTTCTCCAAGAGCTGCCTATGTCTCGAAGTCGAGCACTCATG GTAGTACATATTAGCTGGAAGGAGGACTCCCCTGAGAGTGAGCGTGAATATCTTCGCGAG GTGGCTGATTCATATGTTGCTGACGAGCGAGTAGGGTTTGCCGAGCCTGCGCCTGCTGTTGAACTTTACTTGTGTCCACCTCATGCTAGAACAGTTGAAATGCTAGGAAAGAATGTTCCAAAAGACGACGTTGAAAAACTTAATGCTTTAGATAATGGCCTGATTGGCATTGTTGTATGGAGAAAGGTGCATATAACTTCCACGATATCACCCAACTCTTCATCACATCATAGACACAGCTCTAAAAAACAGAGCCATGTAAGGAGACGACAAGAAGAAAAGGAAACTAACAGAATCACTAAACCTACGTCATCCATTTTAGGTCCTCCTCCCACCAGAAAATCTCGAGTACCATTGCATGATGAACCCATTGATGATGTTCCACCAGGTTTTGGCCCAGCAACTGGCAGAGATGATGACGACTTGCCGGAATTTGAATTTGTTAGTGGTTCAAATCCCCCAGTTTCTCAGTTTTCAACCTCCAAACCCTCTGTTCCTCCAAGAGCCTCTTTTGCTCCTCCTGGGCAAATGAGAGAACTGATACAGATGTATGGACAAAATGAAACTATATCTAACAAGGGTGTGAATTGGCAGCAGGGTCGAAGCGCCAGGGTTGAAGTTAATAATCCTtggaatgatgatgatgatatcccAGAATGGCAGCCTCCAGAACAAAGCACACCCCGTCTTCCAGTATCTTTACCCCCACCCCCACCACTACCAGTGCAGTTAATGCATGGGTTTCAGCAACAAACATTGCCCCATGTGGCGGTGGCAACACCGCAGCAATTGCCCCATGGTCAATTGATGGTACAACAACTTGCACAGCAAAACATGCCTTTCCAAGCTCCAGTGAATATGATTCATAGCTATGTAGGAGGCCACCAAAACATGGCTTCTCCCTGGCAGTCGGGTGGTTGGACCCCTCAGACTGGTTCCAGTGGACTACCCTTAAATGTCCAGCAGCAGGGTAATAATATGATGCAACCTTGTAATAGcaataacaacaataataataacattatcattaaTGGACAGCCTTTTGATGGTCAGTTTTATGGGACATCTTCTAATACTGGTAACGGATTCGGAACCGGTCAGAGACCCCCAGATAATGTCTCTCGTAGGCAttag